Proteins from a single region of Allocatelliglobosispora scoriae:
- a CDS encoding ATP-binding protein encodes MGGDGARVDLVTSLDELARLLRDLRRRHARRRGGAELTYRELAALTGWSHGIIGEYLAGRVLPPTERFDVLIRLLGAGPAEQGALATARDRVEEARRPAAAPLAVPRQLPGEAFGFTGRESQLAELDALLDRGAHTIGTVCGTAGVGKTTLAVRWAHRTADRFPDGQLYADLRGYDDGAPLLPGDTLARFMRALGATATEIPTDLDERAAGYRTLISGRRMLLVLDNAADVDQVRPLLPGTPTCLVLVTSRSSLAGLAAREGAHRVTLDVLADAEAIALLRTVIGDRVDAEPDAAAEIARRCARLPLALRIAAELAVARPASALGQLAADLRDEAHRLDRLHVPGDPRTAVRSVFSWSHRRLSPTAARAFGLLGLHPGRDYDAHDVAALTGAGLAGAQAALDELARAHLVAAHGTGFAMHDLLRAYAAECAPEEDAPLTRLFDHYLSRATAATAALYPHDRTPQIDRNTPHGRNAPHGRTVTPDPVPDEPNLDDPVAALTWLDRHRPNLVAVATTTARHSVGLSRALWRYYEVGGHHEDALAVHTAAAQAARETAAGLAGVLINLGNVYWWLGDHRRAQAHFEEALDGHRREGDLDGEARALARLGVVHERLGHTALARERLAAALALYRRGGDRHGEGVQLVNLGALHRRTGEWIVAAELHEAAAELFAHLGDRRLLGYALGNLGADCRLLGRHADALAHLERALELCRETGDPGGTGSAHAAIGAVLLAMGDPAAALQRLQAALAISRDIGDRALETEVLNHLGETLRAMGEAAAALDRHHAALALARRTGDQFEQARALDGIGRAHPDEGFADEHRRQALAIYERLGAPEADAVRAGLSRAPR; translated from the coding sequence GTGGGTGGGGACGGTGCGCGAGTGGACCTCGTGACCTCGCTGGACGAACTCGCCCGGCTGCTGCGGGACCTGCGGCGGCGGCACGCCCGGCGCCGGGGCGGCGCGGAGCTGACCTACCGCGAGCTCGCCGCGCTGACGGGCTGGTCGCACGGGATCATCGGGGAGTACCTCGCCGGGCGGGTCCTGCCGCCCACCGAGCGGTTCGACGTGCTGATCCGGCTGCTCGGCGCGGGCCCCGCCGAGCAGGGCGCGCTCGCCACCGCGCGGGACCGGGTCGAGGAGGCCCGGCGGCCCGCCGCCGCTCCCCTCGCGGTCCCCCGCCAGCTGCCGGGCGAAGCCTTCGGCTTCACCGGGCGCGAATCCCAGCTCGCCGAGCTCGACGCGCTACTGGATCGTGGCGCGCACACGATCGGCACGGTCTGCGGCACGGCCGGGGTCGGCAAGACCACCTTGGCGGTACGCTGGGCGCACCGCACCGCCGACCGCTTCCCCGACGGCCAGCTCTACGCCGACCTTCGCGGCTATGACGACGGTGCCCCGCTGCTCCCCGGCGACACGCTGGCCCGGTTCATGCGGGCGCTGGGCGCCACCGCCACCGAGATCCCCACCGACCTCGACGAGCGCGCCGCCGGTTACCGCACCCTGATCTCCGGCCGCCGGATGCTGCTGGTGCTGGACAACGCCGCCGACGTCGACCAGGTCCGCCCCCTCCTGCCCGGTACGCCGACCTGCCTCGTCCTGGTGACCAGCCGCAGCAGCCTCGCCGGGCTGGCGGCCCGGGAGGGCGCGCACCGGGTGACCCTCGACGTGCTCGCCGACGCCGAGGCGATCGCTCTCCTTCGGACGGTCATCGGTGACCGTGTCGACGCCGAACCCGACGCCGCCGCCGAGATCGCCCGCCGCTGCGCCCGGCTCCCGCTGGCGCTGCGCATCGCCGCCGAACTCGCCGTCGCCCGCCCGGCATCGGCACTCGGGCAGCTCGCCGCCGACCTGCGCGACGAGGCCCACCGGCTCGACCGGCTGCACGTACCGGGCGACCCGCGGACCGCCGTGCGCAGCGTCTTCTCCTGGTCGCACCGGCGGCTCAGCCCGACTGCGGCGCGAGCGTTCGGGCTGCTGGGGCTGCACCCGGGCAGGGATTACGACGCGCATGATGTGGCCGCCCTCACCGGCGCCGGGCTCGCCGGTGCGCAGGCGGCACTCGACGAGCTGGCCCGGGCCCACCTCGTGGCGGCGCACGGCACCGGTTTCGCGATGCACGACCTGCTGCGGGCGTACGCCGCCGAGTGCGCGCCCGAGGAGGACGCGCCCCTGACCCGCCTCTTCGACCACTACCTGAGCCGGGCCACGGCGGCGACGGCCGCCCTCTACCCGCACGATCGAACCCCACAGATCGACCGCAACACACCGCACGGCCGGAACGCACCGCACGGCCGGACCGTGACGCCGGATCCGGTGCCGGACGAGCCGAACCTCGACGATCCCGTCGCCGCGCTGACCTGGCTCGACCGCCACCGGCCCAACCTGGTCGCGGTCGCCACCACCACCGCTCGGCACAGCGTCGGCCTGTCCCGGGCCCTGTGGCGCTACTACGAGGTCGGCGGCCACCACGAGGATGCGCTCGCGGTGCACACCGCCGCCGCGCAGGCCGCCCGCGAGACGGCAGCGGGCCTGGCCGGGGTGCTGATCAACCTCGGCAACGTGTACTGGTGGCTCGGCGACCACCGGCGGGCGCAGGCGCACTTCGAGGAGGCGCTGGACGGGCACCGCCGGGAAGGAGACCTCGACGGGGAGGCCCGCGCACTCGCCCGGCTCGGTGTCGTGCACGAGCGGCTCGGCCACACCGCGCTCGCACGGGAGCGGCTGGCGGCGGCGCTCGCCCTCTACCGCCGCGGCGGCGACCGGCACGGGGAGGGTGTCCAGCTGGTCAACCTGGGGGCGCTGCATCGGCGTACCGGCGAATGGATTGTCGCCGCCGAACTGCACGAGGCGGCCGCGGAGCTCTTCGCCCACCTGGGTGATCGGCGGTTGCTCGGCTACGCGCTGGGCAACCTCGGCGCGGACTGCCGGCTGCTCGGGCGGCACGCCGACGCGCTCGCGCACCTGGAGCGGGCGCTCGAACTCTGCCGGGAGACCGGTGACCCCGGCGGCACCGGGAGCGCGCACGCCGCCATCGGCGCGGTGCTGCTCGCGATGGGCGACCCTGCCGCAGCGCTGCAGCGGTTGCAGGCGGCGCTCGCGATCAGCCGCGACATCGGCGACCGGGCCCTGGAGACCGAGGTGCTCAACCACCTCGGCGAGACGCTGCGCGCGATGGGCGAGGCAGCCGCCGCGCTGGACCGGCACCACGCCGCGCTGGCCCTCGCCCGGCGCACCGGCGACCAGTTCGAGCAGGCCCGGGCCCTGGACGGCATCGGCCGCGCGCACCCCGACGAGGGTTTCGCCGACGAGCACCGGCGGCAGGCACTGGCGATCTACGAGAGACTCGGTGCGCCGGAGGCCGACGCCGTGCGGGCCGGCCTCAGCAGGGCACCCCGTTGA
- a CDS encoding cellulose binding domain-containing protein yields MKKLSVLLVTAAAALTVSAAPAHADTPLTAPYNLQALHVADTSADLDWLRDGFSAQEVVERKVNGAWQEFTRTETGFLPLTGLTRGTVYTFRIYSIPVAGLGYSNSARSAPITFTTLSGPDTVPPVKPAAPVFSSITTTRATVSWAQTTDNVQVTGYHLQQLIGGAWSTIRTVGPTEAFQTVTGLAAGTAYTFGVIAFDARGNTSARSEPGTVTTLAHTAGLTCRVQIISYSPSFLVSTTIINTTPAPVSGWTLQFTAAPTTTITGSFGGSVTRNGTALTQTPAVYYTTLAPGSQAGIGFNGTSTAPVFTLPSSFTAAGTPCQLV; encoded by the coding sequence ATGAAGAAGCTGTCCGTCCTGCTCGTCACAGCCGCCGCTGCGCTCACCGTCTCCGCCGCACCCGCCCACGCCGACACACCGCTCACGGCCCCCTACAACCTGCAGGCGCTGCACGTCGCCGACACCAGTGCCGACCTGGACTGGCTGCGCGACGGCTTCTCCGCCCAGGAGGTCGTCGAGCGCAAGGTCAACGGCGCGTGGCAGGAGTTCACCCGTACCGAGACGGGTTTCCTGCCCCTGACCGGCCTCACCCGCGGCACGGTCTACACGTTCCGGATCTACTCGATCCCGGTCGCGGGGCTGGGTTACAGCAACAGCGCCCGCTCCGCGCCGATCACGTTCACCACGCTCAGCGGGCCCGACACCGTACCGCCGGTGAAGCCTGCCGCACCCGTGTTCAGCAGCATCACCACGACCCGGGCGACCGTGTCCTGGGCGCAGACGACCGACAACGTCCAGGTCACCGGTTACCACCTCCAGCAGTTGATCGGCGGGGCCTGGTCGACGATCCGGACCGTCGGACCGACCGAGGCGTTCCAGACCGTCACCGGGCTCGCGGCCGGGACGGCGTACACCTTCGGGGTGATCGCCTTCGACGCCCGGGGCAACACGTCGGCGCGGTCCGAGCCGGGCACGGTGACCACGCTCGCCCACACGGCGGGGCTCACCTGCCGGGTGCAGATCATCTCCTACAGCCCGAGTTTCCTGGTCAGCACCACGATCATCAACACCACGCCCGCGCCGGTCTCCGGCTGGACCCTCCAGTTCACCGCGGCGCCCACCACGACCATCACGGGCAGCTTCGGCGGATCGGTCACCCGCAACGGCACGGCGCTCACCCAGACCCCGGCGGTCTACTACACGACGCTGGCGCCGGGCTCACAGGCCGGAATCGGTTTCAACGGCACCTCGACGGCCCCGGTCTTCACCCTGCCGAGCAGCTTCACGGCGGCAGGAACCCCCTGCCAGCTCGTATAG
- a CDS encoding cellulose binding domain-containing protein gives MSTNSTRTRVRAAIALAALASAVLVPAPAAAATVPPTITCTYRLNTWPGGFSADLVIANSGPAIDGWTARWTFATPTRVMITWAASLTQPSPYENVATPVPWNRVIGTGKSFTFGWTAAAPATEVPTDITINGVPC, from the coding sequence GTGTCGACTAACTCCACGCGTACCCGAGTTCGGGCGGCGATCGCCCTCGCCGCCCTCGCGTCGGCGGTCCTCGTGCCCGCGCCTGCGGCGGCTGCCACGGTGCCACCCACCATCACCTGTACCTATCGGCTGAACACCTGGCCGGGAGGCTTCTCGGCCGACCTCGTCATCGCCAACAGCGGTCCGGCGATCGACGGCTGGACGGCGCGCTGGACGTTCGCGACCCCGACACGGGTGATGATCACCTGGGCGGCCTCGTTGACGCAGCCCAGCCCCTATGAAAACGTCGCCACCCCGGTGCCCTGGAACCGGGTGATCGGCACCGGCAAGTCGTTCACCTTCGGCTGGACCGCCGCCGCACCGGCGACCGAGGTGCCGACCGACATCACGATCAACGGGGTGCCCTGCTGA
- a CDS encoding putative bifunctional diguanylate cyclase/phosphodiesterase — MARPTSTDVGARGSGLLPTIFLLGGLLAATVYVTAGSPTISAIAFCTVGLGSAGALAVGIRRYRPAPRWPWGCLAAACLTFLLGALLRNWAADQEGIAQLASDGFTIPGYALMFVGLGGFLLARKGIKRHAVIDGLLVGVGAVLIFAVLFAIPAATIEGRSAAVSTLAGIYPLLDGILVLLVLNLAFTTARQGPSYFMLIGCMALLLVGDIAYAVIGTDGKLSGYPLLDLPFLLGFTLIGASALHPSMTRIGNSASLPVQAWSVRRLLLITPALAVPFVLIVMIDRFSLIDRVIVAIGGALAVALLMVRAVSAVHDYAAAQRRYEYQATHDPLTGLANRALFFAQVRTMLAQRSPPDQPLWVYFLDLDGFKLVNDSRGHTAGDQVIVEVARRLRLSAPDAQIARVGGDEFVIAYRAARPEAILLAEAILQAMRQTLRMPAADVVVTVSIGIAHSSTPESDATAESLLRDADTAMYQAKATGRDTWVVFDPIMRARVQERIDMHLALREALAQEQFRLAFQPIVHLASGRIRGAEALIRWDHPVRGAIPPDAFIPVAEESGVIIEIGRWVIHGALRQLAVWRERGVVSDDFWLSINVSPRQLRDPQLCVEVAAALEQYGVSGSAVMIELTESVMIDPTSGADQALSTLRELGVQLVVDDFGTGFSALGYLRKYPVTGVKIDRSFVAGLGVNPEDEEIVRAVVAMSAALKLSVVAEGVQDRSQQSVLSGLGVIYGQGWLWGRPVDAASFELAWSMTSANR; from the coding sequence ATGGCACGGCCGACCTCGACTGATGTGGGGGCTCGGGGCTCCGGACTGCTGCCGACGATCTTCCTGCTGGGCGGGTTGCTGGCCGCCACCGTCTACGTGACCGCCGGTTCCCCGACGATCAGCGCGATCGCCTTCTGCACCGTCGGCCTCGGCAGCGCGGGCGCCCTCGCCGTGGGGATCCGCCGCTACCGCCCGGCACCCCGGTGGCCGTGGGGCTGCCTCGCCGCCGCCTGCCTCACCTTCCTGCTCGGCGCGCTGCTGCGGAACTGGGCAGCGGATCAGGAGGGCATCGCGCAGCTGGCGTCGGACGGCTTCACGATCCCCGGCTACGCCCTGATGTTCGTCGGCCTGGGCGGCTTCCTGCTCGCCCGCAAGGGGATCAAGCGGCACGCCGTCATCGACGGGCTGCTCGTCGGCGTCGGCGCGGTCCTGATCTTCGCCGTGCTCTTCGCGATCCCGGCCGCCACGATCGAGGGCCGCTCCGCCGCGGTGTCGACGCTCGCCGGGATCTACCCCCTGCTCGACGGCATCCTGGTCCTGCTCGTGCTCAACCTCGCCTTCACCACCGCCCGGCAGGGCCCCAGCTACTTCATGCTGATCGGCTGCATGGCGCTGCTCCTCGTCGGGGACATCGCCTACGCCGTCATCGGCACCGACGGGAAGCTCAGCGGGTATCCGCTGCTCGACCTGCCGTTCCTGCTCGGCTTCACGCTGATCGGCGCCTCCGCGCTGCACCCGTCGATGACCCGGATCGGCAACTCCGCCAGCCTGCCGGTCCAGGCCTGGTCGGTGCGGCGGCTGCTGCTCATCACCCCGGCGCTCGCCGTACCCTTCGTCCTGATCGTCATGATCGACCGGTTCTCGCTGATCGACCGCGTGATCGTCGCGATCGGCGGAGCGCTCGCCGTCGCGCTGCTGATGGTCCGGGCGGTCTCGGCGGTCCACGACTACGCCGCGGCCCAGCGCCGCTACGAGTACCAGGCCACCCACGACCCGCTGACCGGGCTCGCCAACCGGGCCCTCTTCTTCGCCCAGGTGCGCACGATGCTGGCGCAGCGCTCCCCGCCGGACCAGCCGCTCTGGGTCTACTTCCTCGACCTCGACGGCTTCAAACTCGTCAACGACTCGCGCGGCCACACCGCCGGTGACCAGGTGATCGTCGAGGTCGCCCGCAGGCTGCGGCTCTCCGCGCCGGACGCGCAGATCGCCCGGGTCGGCGGCGACGAGTTCGTCATCGCCTACCGCGCCGCCCGGCCCGAGGCGATCCTCCTCGCCGAGGCGATCCTGCAGGCGATGCGCCAGACGCTGCGGATGCCCGCCGCCGACGTGGTGGTCACCGTCTCCATCGGCATCGCCCACTCCTCGACCCCGGAGTCCGACGCCACCGCCGAGAGCCTGCTGCGCGACGCCGACACCGCGATGTACCAGGCCAAGGCGACCGGCCGCGACACCTGGGTCGTCTTCGACCCGATCATGCGCGCCCGGGTGCAGGAGCGCATCGACATGCACCTGGCGCTGCGCGAGGCGCTGGCGCAGGAGCAGTTCCGGCTCGCCTTCCAGCCGATCGTGCACCTCGCCAGCGGCCGGATCCGGGGCGCCGAGGCCCTCATCCGGTGGGACCACCCGGTGCGGGGGGCGATCCCGCCGGACGCCTTCATCCCGGTGGCGGAGGAGTCCGGGGTGATCATCGAGATCGGCCGCTGGGTCATCCACGGTGCGCTGCGCCAGCTCGCCGTCTGGCGTGAGCGCGGGGTGGTGAGCGACGATTTCTGGCTCTCGATCAACGTCTCGCCCCGGCAGCTGCGCGACCCCCAGCTCTGCGTCGAGGTCGCCGCGGCGCTGGAGCAGTACGGCGTATCGGGCTCCGCCGTCATGATCGAGCTCACCGAGTCGGTCATGATCGACCCGACCAGCGGCGCCGACCAGGCCCTCAGCACCCTGCGGGAGCTCGGCGTGCAGCTCGTCGTCGACGATTTCGGCACGGGCTTCTCAGCCCTGGGCTACCTGCGCAAATACCCGGTCACCGGGGTGAAGATCGACCGGTCGTTCGTCGCCGGGCTCGGCGTCAACCCGGAGGACGAGGAGATCGTCCGTGCCGTGGTGGCGATGAGCGCGGCCCTCAAGCTCAGCGTCGTCGCCGAGGGCGTCCAGGACCGCAGCCAGCAGAGCGTGCTCAGCGGGCTCGGCGTGATCTACGGCCAGGGCTGGCTCTGGGGCCGCCCGGTCGACGCGGCGAGCTTCGAGCTCGCCTGGTCGATGACCTCGGCTAATCGGTAG